In the Candidatus Aegiribacteria sp. genome, CTCTTCCGTTTCCGATATCCGTTACAGCCACGTTCAGAACGTATTCTCCGGGCGTTACAGAGAGAACAATACTGTTGACGACCGATCTGTTCTGAGCCCAGATAGTCTCAGAGTTCCATTGATCAACCGATACAGTATCTCCATTTTCGGTCATCAGTACAATAAGCGTAGTAAACCTTGCCATTGAATCCTGATCCATGGAGAACTGCCCGATATCCAGCTGCTGATAGATTTCCAAACCGAGAGAACCGGTTCCGGTGTAATCGAAAAGAGCTGTATCAATTCCAAAACGGATATCACCCTGGCTGAGCGAAGCGAGATTCGAACCACCAGCGATTCCACAGATCGCTAGAAACGCAATAGCCCTAGAAAATCCTATGCCTTTCCCAGGCATTCCTGACCTCCTCCCATTCCGTATAGAGTTCGAAATCTCCGCATCCGTCATAATCAACGAAAGTCACTTCCAGAATTGGAGTAAAATAAGTCCAGGTTTGACTTGGAAGACTGAAATTCTCAAGTGGTCTGTTCTCGTTAATGTCCGGCTCACCCAGGAGGATATATACTCTCCCCCGGTCCGTATTGATACCCATTGTATTAAGAACAGAGAAGTGATCATCTATATAGTCAAGCCTTGTAAGATACTCCTCCAGATATTCATTCCGAACGGTTCCCGGTGAAGGGTCTCTCTTCTGCCAGAATTCTGCCATCACAGCGTTTCGGCTGGATGGTCCTTCTGTGTTGTTGAGATCCCTCATTTCTACTGAACTCGCGATTGGTCTGATTAAATTCTTAGTCAGATCAGGATCTTCGCCCCAGACATCCCAGGACTGAAGAAGATCGAGTCCTTCTCTGGAAGCAGCAACAATCTCATCATCGTGCATTACTACAGCAAGTATTTCGTACTCGCCTGCATCAAGACGATTAATATCAATTGATGCCGTGCATTCAAAACTACTTCGAGAAGCTGTCATATTCATCCAACCCTCTCTCCTGGTTACGCCGCTCGCGTCTCTCAGAACATATGCGGCACAAATGGAGTCGGGTTCATTGGATTGCAGGGGAGAGTAAACATTCCAGACAACTTCAGTTGAACCGGAAGCTCTCTGTGTTGCTCCCTCAAGAACCTGAAGACCGCCTGAAGACCAGAAAGCACTATCCACCAGGGAAACTTCTATTTCATCCTCCCATGAATAGCTCCTGCCAGTTTCAAGATCCCTTACAATAATTGTCAGCAAATGACTGCCTATCGGTATATTCTGAATCGAAAGAGTTTCGATTACCGGTAATTCGCTCTTTAATACTGATTCACT is a window encoding:
- a CDS encoding GWxTD domain-containing protein, which gives rise to MTLLALVLSVLTGFQVNWNVEPAREQGGGTVHMTVRLDEEDLLFVIEDGSEVASWEAAAIIDGELTVRSSESVLKSELPVIETLSIQNIPIGSHLLTIIVRDLETGRSYSWEDEIEVSLVDSAFWSSGGLQVLEGATQRASGSTEVVWNVYSPLQSNEPDSICAAYVLRDASGVTRREGWMNMTASRSSFECTASIDINRLDAGEYEILAVVMHDDEIVAASREGLDLLQSWDVWGEDPDLTKNLIRPIASSVEMRDLNNTEGPSSRNAVMAEFWQKRDPSPGTVRNEYLEEYLTRLDYIDDHFSVLNTMGINTDRGRVYILLGEPDINENRPLENFSLPSQTWTYFTPILEVTFVDYDGCGDFELYTEWEEVRNAWERHRIF